The Nocardioides pantholopis genome window below encodes:
- a CDS encoding CDP-glycerol glycerophosphotransferase family protein, which translates to MTRASRLRTALGRITGPDPDPPQDAAPAPALSVVVPVYNVAAYLPECLDSLLGQTLRDLEVVAVDDGSTDGSLAILEEYAARDPRLRVIAQNNTGQGIARNEAVALARGEFLTFCDADDVVPRGAYAHMLRTLRATGSDFCVGGAMRFSHQREVGTSWGRVVHDRDRLGVTIDEFPAAMQDIIACNRMFRTAFWRDRVPPFRGHIAYEDHVPMLAAYVRAERFDVLARVTYRWRIREDNTSTGQQKANLENFLDRVAVKEEARVLLLAEASPATYDAWVARTIDVDFQPFLDHALAGGDMYRNLLAAVCATMFGRASDAALAAVRFNAKVRAWLCAQHAWEALVETDEHFSVHGRLPPVRVVDGRVLADPPPDAPYRALVPERLWQLADHETELVAGLRDADWSGPGADRLRLVGHAVVRGVGSAGREVALEAWLREDATGATLPLDARAVHDPAVNAVVRQRNAEYDESGFTAVVDLDALVAASTAPGGTAAASWSLRLRVAQDGIVREGGLHETVDGSAATDLRARIVAGPDGTPLRVSPVLAEEGLVLVVSPVPAAARELDPPGTDLTGRLVLAGELAGTTPEVALQAGPDRRTTGRTEPDGRFAVPLPDTALPARSRLVVRGPDGDEVAVAAPPGELAGPDASGPIWASTPDASLELLADGRRLRVRDVTLADGEILLDLDPTALEPAELRTARLVSADLEVPVTRVEPGADGTRLAFPERVRRFGNPPTALPRAGFALVATTADGVDLEGEPAPDLRSSLPADRFDGTLRVHLRLRRSGALGLLVALPLDARAATPAGQTRLRRAYQAATGRSPDVPAGSVLLVSGRGSRVDGDPLAIDRELARSRPDLVRYWAVRDHGSPVPEGSLPVVVGSPAWYDVLRSAAYLCTDGDLDGYVVKRDRQRVLQTFSGHPGKAVGRTWWDALRWSQERIAVEVARRAELWDTVLAPDDAAADLVRAEFSYPGRVLALGSPRCDQLLSADRSAVRSEVLASLGVDPATTVVLHAPTYRDAVSPRVPSAGLLPGADPVRLAADLGPGYTVLFRAHPLDRKAAAARTRGTPVVDVTDHPRVDRLLLAADAAVLDYSALRFDWALTGRPAVFLSPDREAYLRLRPQLLPYEETLAGPLVESTAQAAERLRDPSALERECAPLRAAVRERFLGHEDGHAAQRVVAEFFSG; encoded by the coding sequence GTGACCCGTGCCTCGAGGCTGCGCACGGCGCTGGGGCGGATCACCGGCCCGGACCCGGACCCGCCGCAGGACGCGGCACCCGCCCCGGCCCTCAGCGTCGTGGTGCCGGTCTACAACGTCGCGGCGTACCTGCCCGAGTGCCTGGACAGCCTGCTCGGCCAGACCCTGCGCGACCTCGAGGTGGTCGCGGTCGACGACGGGTCCACCGACGGCTCCCTGGCGATCCTGGAGGAGTACGCCGCGCGCGACCCGCGGCTGCGGGTGATCGCCCAGAACAACACCGGCCAGGGCATCGCCCGCAACGAGGCCGTCGCGCTCGCCCGGGGCGAGTTCCTCACCTTCTGCGACGCCGACGACGTCGTCCCCCGCGGCGCCTACGCCCACATGCTGCGGACCCTGCGGGCCACCGGCTCGGACTTCTGCGTCGGCGGCGCGATGCGCTTCAGCCACCAGCGCGAGGTCGGCACGTCGTGGGGCCGGGTCGTCCACGACCGCGACCGGCTCGGGGTCACCATCGACGAGTTCCCGGCCGCGATGCAGGACATCATCGCCTGCAACCGGATGTTCCGGACCGCCTTCTGGCGCGACCGGGTGCCGCCGTTCCGCGGCCACATCGCCTACGAGGACCACGTCCCGATGCTCGCGGCCTACGTCCGGGCCGAGCGCTTCGACGTGCTGGCCCGGGTGACCTACCGCTGGCGGATCCGGGAGGACAACACCTCGACCGGCCAGCAGAAGGCGAACCTGGAGAACTTCCTGGACCGGGTGGCGGTCAAGGAGGAGGCCCGGGTGCTGCTGCTCGCGGAGGCCTCCCCGGCGACGTACGACGCCTGGGTGGCCCGCACCATCGACGTGGACTTCCAGCCGTTCCTCGACCACGCCCTCGCCGGCGGCGACATGTACCGCAACCTGCTGGCGGCGGTCTGCGCGACGATGTTCGGCCGGGCCAGCGACGCGGCGCTGGCGGCGGTCCGGTTCAACGCGAAGGTCCGGGCCTGGCTGTGCGCGCAGCACGCCTGGGAGGCCCTGGTCGAGACCGACGAGCACTTCTCCGTCCACGGCCGGCTGCCGCCGGTCCGGGTCGTCGACGGCCGGGTGCTGGCCGACCCGCCGCCCGACGCGCCGTACCGCGCGCTGGTGCCGGAGCGGCTCTGGCAGCTGGCCGACCACGAGACCGAGCTGGTCGCCGGCCTGCGCGACGCCGACTGGAGCGGCCCCGGCGCCGACCGGCTGCGCCTGGTCGGCCACGCCGTGGTGCGCGGGGTCGGCAGCGCCGGCCGCGAGGTCGCCCTGGAGGCCTGGCTGCGCGAGGACGCCACCGGGGCCACGCTGCCCCTGGACGCACGTGCCGTGCACGACCCGGCGGTCAACGCGGTCGTGCGGCAGCGCAACGCCGAGTACGACGAGTCCGGGTTCACAGCGGTGGTCGACCTCGACGCGCTGGTCGCCGCCTCGACGGCGCCGGGCGGCACCGCAGCGGCCTCCTGGTCGCTGCGGCTGCGGGTCGCCCAGGACGGGATCGTCCGCGAGGGTGGCCTGCACGAGACCGTCGACGGCTCCGCGGCCACCGACCTGCGGGCCCGGATCGTGGCCGGCCCCGACGGAACGCCGCTGCGGGTCTCGCCGGTGCTGGCCGAGGAGGGCCTGGTCCTGGTCGTCTCCCCCGTGCCGGCGGCCGCCCGCGAGCTCGACCCCCCGGGCACTGACCTGACCGGGCGGCTGGTGCTGGCCGGCGAGCTCGCCGGCACCACCCCGGAGGTGGCGCTGCAGGCCGGCCCGGACCGGCGGACGACCGGCCGGACCGAGCCCGACGGGCGGTTCGCCGTCCCGCTCCCGGACACCGCCCTGCCCGCCCGCTCCCGGCTGGTGGTCCGGGGCCCCGACGGCGACGAGGTCGCGGTCGCCGCGCCGCCCGGCGAGCTCGCCGGCCCGGACGCCTCCGGGCCGATCTGGGCGTCCACGCCGGACGCGAGCCTGGAGCTGCTCGCCGACGGGCGCCGGCTGCGGGTCCGCGACGTGACGCTCGCGGACGGGGAGATCCTGCTCGACCTGGACCCGACCGCGCTCGAGCCCGCCGAGCTCCGCACGGCCCGCCTGGTCTCCGCCGACCTCGAGGTCCCGGTCACCCGGGTCGAGCCCGGCGCGGACGGGACCCGGCTGGCCTTCCCCGAGCGGGTCAGGCGCTTCGGCAACCCGCCCACGGCACTGCCCCGGGCCGGCTTCGCGCTGGTCGCCACCACCGCCGACGGGGTGGACCTGGAGGGGGAGCCGGCACCCGACCTGCGCTCCTCGCTGCCGGCCGACCGCTTCGACGGCACCCTGCGCGTGCACCTGCGGCTGCGCCGATCGGGGGCGCTGGGCCTGCTGGTCGCGCTGCCCCTGGACGCCCGAGCCGCCACCCCCGCCGGCCAGACCCGGCTGCGCCGCGCCTACCAGGCGGCGACCGGCCGCTCCCCCGACGTGCCCGCCGGCTCGGTCCTCCTGGTCAGCGGCCGCGGCTCCCGGGTCGACGGCGACCCGCTCGCCATCGACCGCGAGCTGGCCCGCTCGCGGCCGGACCTGGTCCGCTACTGGGCCGTGCGCGACCACGGCAGCCCGGTCCCCGAGGGCTCGCTGCCGGTCGTGGTCGGCTCCCCCGCCTGGTACGACGTGCTGCGCTCCGCGGCGTACCTGTGCACCGACGGGGACCTGGACGGCTACGTCGTCAAGCGGGACCGCCAGCGGGTGCTGCAGACCTTCTCCGGGCACCCCGGCAAGGCGGTCGGGCGGACCTGGTGGGACGCGCTGCGGTGGTCGCAGGAGCGGATCGCCGTCGAGGTGGCCCGCCGCGCCGAGCTCTGGGACACCGTGCTGGCGCCCGACGACGCGGCGGCCGACCTGGTCCGGGCCGAGTTCTCCTACCCCGGCCGGGTCCTGGCGCTCGGCAGCCCCCGCTGCGACCAGCTGCTGAGCGCGGACCGCTCAGCGGTCCGGTCCGAGGTGCTGGCCAGCCTCGGCGTGGACCCGGCGACGACAGTGGTGCTGCACGCCCCGACGTACCGCGACGCGGTGTCGCCGCGGGTGCCGTCCGCGGGCCTGCTCCCCGGCGCCGACCCGGTCCGGCTCGCCGCGGACCTCGGGCCCGGCTACACAGTCCTCTTCCGGGCCCACCCGCTGGACCGCAAGGCCGCGGCGGCCCGGACCCGGGGCACCCCGGTCGTCGACGTGACCGACCACCCGCGGGTGGACCGGCTGCTGCTCGCGGCGGACGCCGCCGTCCTGGACTACTCCGCCCTGCGCTTCGACTGGGCCCTCACCGGTCGGCCGGCCGTGTTCCTGAGCCCGGACCGGGAGGCGTACCTGCGGCTGCGCCCGCAGCTGCTCCCCTACGAGGAGACGCTGGCCGGCCCGCTCGTCGAGTCCACCGCGCAGGCCGCGGAGCGGCTGCGGGACCCGAGCGCGCTCGAGCGGGAGTGCGCCCCGCTGCGGGCAGCGGTCCGGGAGCGGTTCCTCGGCCACGAGGACGGCCACGCCGCGCAGCGGGTGGTCGCGGAGTTCTTCAGCGGCTGA
- a CDS encoding glycosyltransferase 61 family protein — MIQGNPAVALGRRLRRLVGPGARPVTGLVPRSAADRVQDLEDRSTAIALGPLARRTGRRTDPGVAVLSAAADHPLVAAVREVWPQARLTVVDPTRGEAETHVALAAAGTLEAIWDVEADERRPERVREVFPHLADGGVLVVLDAGTDADAGSPAVAGAQALVDLGATLLRAGLAPGAGVRADDVRLAELVDSVAVRGRHLVLTARTRGPQRLAKLREEEVADYLARTGERAGRVLLERPGSVVDSPAPVRFSESEAAPAYRTHFEAPPLQLREYAGATCSTGQVATLDRVLLPETYRHNYRPRLGNRFTVEVAPRFARVKKPTPPEDLPGSWFHLDSEFRGHFGHAMTEQISRLWAWQEAKARYPDLKALMLVNKARTTIGEWEYRLYEAAGVAREDLVLFDHPVRPERLVAATPMFSQPAYVHDGIREVYRRIGDDLAADAPRRDYPERIFCSRRHEKRSATNTTQVEEFFAARGFEIVYPEDFPMAEQVQMFRSATDLAGFAGSAMFTMAFVPEPKRVILVSAETYVAQNEAMIAAVQGHQVNVAWCRPEFRRPDGTEIGRKLQARFTFDDAREGEFLRRVLDT; from the coding sequence ATGATCCAGGGAAACCCGGCGGTCGCCCTCGGGCGGCGGTTGCGGCGGCTGGTCGGGCCCGGCGCCCGGCCCGTGACCGGGCTCGTCCCGCGCTCCGCCGCCGACCGCGTGCAGGACCTCGAGGACCGCAGCACCGCGATCGCCCTGGGCCCGCTCGCGCGCCGCACCGGCCGCCGCACCGACCCGGGCGTGGCGGTGCTCAGCGCCGCTGCGGACCACCCGCTCGTCGCCGCGGTGCGCGAGGTGTGGCCGCAGGCGCGGCTGACGGTCGTGGACCCCACCCGCGGCGAGGCCGAGACGCACGTCGCGCTGGCAGCCGCCGGCACCCTCGAGGCGATCTGGGACGTCGAGGCCGACGAGCGGCGCCCCGAGCGGGTCCGTGAGGTCTTCCCCCACCTCGCCGACGGCGGGGTGCTGGTCGTCCTCGACGCCGGGACCGACGCGGACGCCGGCTCGCCGGCGGTGGCCGGCGCCCAGGCCCTGGTCGACCTCGGCGCGACGCTGCTGCGCGCCGGGCTCGCCCCCGGCGCCGGCGTCCGCGCCGACGACGTCCGGCTGGCCGAGCTCGTCGACTCCGTCGCCGTGCGCGGCCGGCACCTGGTGCTGACCGCGCGCACCCGCGGACCGCAGCGGCTGGCGAAGCTGCGCGAGGAGGAGGTCGCCGACTACCTCGCGCGGACGGGGGAGCGCGCCGGGCGGGTGCTGCTGGAGCGGCCCGGATCGGTCGTGGACAGCCCGGCCCCGGTCCGCTTCTCGGAGTCCGAGGCGGCTCCGGCGTACCGCACCCACTTCGAGGCGCCGCCGCTCCAGCTGCGCGAGTACGCCGGCGCGACCTGCTCCACCGGTCAGGTCGCCACGCTGGACCGGGTGCTGCTGCCCGAGACCTACCGGCACAACTACCGCCCCCGGCTCGGCAACCGGTTCACCGTCGAGGTGGCCCCGCGGTTCGCCCGCGTGAAGAAGCCGACCCCGCCCGAGGACCTGCCGGGCAGCTGGTTCCACCTCGACTCGGAGTTCCGCGGCCACTTCGGGCACGCGATGACCGAGCAGATCTCCCGGCTGTGGGCGTGGCAGGAGGCCAAGGCGCGCTATCCGGACCTCAAGGCCCTGATGCTGGTCAACAAGGCCCGGACCACGATCGGCGAGTGGGAGTACCGCCTCTACGAGGCCGCCGGCGTCGCGCGCGAGGACCTGGTGCTCTTCGACCACCCGGTGCGTCCCGAGCGCCTGGTCGCCGCGACCCCGATGTTCTCCCAGCCCGCCTACGTCCACGACGGCATCCGCGAGGTCTACCGGCGCATCGGCGACGACCTGGCCGCCGACGCCCCCCGGCGGGACTACCCCGAGCGGATCTTCTGCAGCCGGCGGCACGAGAAGCGCTCGGCCACCAACACCACGCAGGTCGAGGAGTTCTTCGCCGCCCGCGGCTTCGAGATCGTCTATCCCGAGGACTTCCCGATGGCCGAGCAGGTGCAGATGTTCCGCTCCGCCACCGACCTGGCCGGCTTCGCCGGGAGCGCGATGTTCACGATGGCGTTCGTGCCCGAGCCGAAGCGGGTCATCCTGGTCTCCGCCGAGACCTACGTCGCTCAGAACGAGGCGATGATCGCCGCCGTGCAGGGCCACCAGGTCAACGTCGCCTGGTGCCGGCCGGAGTTCCGCCGCCCCGACGGGACCGAGATCGGCCGCAAGCTGCAGGCCCGGTTCACGTTCGACGACGCACGCGAGGGCGAGTTCCTGCGCCGCGTCCTCGACACGTGA
- a CDS encoding bifunctional cytidylyltransferase/SDR family oxidoreductase, with product MLLAGGVGVRVGLDVPKQLVKIAGRPIMEHTLAILDAHPDVDEVLVLMAPGHLDPVRAMVRNGGYEKVTAILEGAETRNETTRRALDALGEDDCNVLLHDAVRPLLSPRIISDCFAALQTYAAVDVAIPSADTIIEVGPENTIRDIPPRASLRRGQTPQGFRASVLKDAYATAAQDPNFEATDDCTVVLRYRPDVPIWVVPGDERNMKVTEPIDLYLADKLFQLTQTDLPPTREPEAYREALAGKVMVVFGGSYGIGADIAKLGEEYGATVVTFSRSTTGTHVQRREDLAKAAREVMDAHGRVDFVVNTAGVLPRGSLLETSDETIWAATEINYIAPILIAQEFFPLLKATRGSLLLFTSSSYTRGRSGYSLYSSAKAATVNLTQALADEWAGDRVRVNCINPERTGTPMRTKAFGEEPAGSLLESSVVARASLDTLLAGGTGHVIDLRREDPLAAAMHETAYDDEGPRG from the coding sequence GTGCTGCTCGCAGGAGGGGTCGGCGTACGGGTCGGGCTCGACGTGCCGAAGCAGCTGGTCAAGATCGCCGGGCGCCCGATCATGGAGCACACCCTGGCCATCCTCGACGCCCACCCGGACGTCGACGAGGTGCTGGTGCTGATGGCGCCGGGGCACCTCGACCCGGTCCGGGCGATGGTCCGCAACGGCGGCTACGAGAAGGTCACCGCGATCCTCGAGGGTGCCGAGACCCGCAACGAGACGACCCGCCGGGCGCTGGACGCGCTGGGCGAGGACGACTGCAACGTGCTGCTGCACGACGCGGTCCGCCCGCTGCTGAGCCCCCGGATCATCAGCGACTGCTTCGCGGCGCTGCAGACCTACGCGGCCGTCGACGTCGCGATCCCGTCCGCCGACACGATCATCGAGGTCGGCCCCGAGAACACGATCCGCGACATCCCGCCCCGGGCGTCGCTGCGCCGCGGCCAGACCCCGCAGGGCTTCCGCGCCTCGGTGCTCAAGGACGCCTACGCCACTGCGGCGCAGGACCCGAACTTCGAGGCCACCGACGACTGCACGGTCGTGCTGCGCTACCGCCCCGACGTCCCGATCTGGGTCGTGCCGGGCGACGAGCGGAACATGAAGGTCACCGAGCCGATCGACCTCTACCTCGCCGACAAGCTCTTCCAGCTGACCCAGACCGACCTGCCGCCCACCCGCGAGCCCGAGGCGTACCGCGAGGCGCTGGCCGGCAAGGTCATGGTCGTCTTCGGCGGCAGCTACGGCATCGGCGCCGACATCGCGAAGCTCGGCGAGGAGTACGGCGCCACCGTCGTCACCTTCAGCCGGTCCACCACCGGCACCCACGTGCAGCGCCGCGAGGACCTCGCGAAGGCCGCCCGCGAGGTGATGGACGCCCACGGCCGGGTCGACTTCGTCGTCAACACCGCCGGGGTGCTGCCCCGGGGCAGCCTGCTGGAGACCAGCGACGAGACCATCTGGGCAGCGACCGAGATCAACTACATCGCCCCGATCCTGATCGCCCAGGAGTTCTTCCCGCTGCTCAAGGCGACCCGCGGCAGCCTGCTGCTGTTCACGTCGAGCTCCTACACCCGCGGGCGCAGCGGCTACAGCCTCTACTCCTCGGCGAAGGCCGCCACCGTCAACCTCACCCAGGCGCTCGCCGACGAGTGGGCCGGTGACCGGGTCCGGGTCAACTGCATCAACCCCGAGCGCACCGGCACCCCGATGCGGACCAAGGCGTTCGGCGAGGAGCCCGCGGGCTCGCTGCTGGAGTCCTCCGTGGTCGCCCGCGCCTCGCTGGACACGCTGCTCGCCGGCGGCACCGGTCACGTCATCGACCTGCGCCGCGAGGACCCCCTCGCCGCCGCCATGCACGAGACGGCGTACGACGACGAGGGCCCGCGGGGCTGA
- a CDS encoding sulfotransferase family 2 domain-containing protein, whose translation MLHDETERAVLFVHVPKTGGSTMERLFTASGWRMVGRETNRTHPRIFPLRRVSPQHQHAALLRELFRLDRFELAFLISRDPIARFRSEWAMRHTSVTDPTPEQVEEWADRFFARYAEDPYVLDNHLRPQHEFLTPGAAVFRLEDGMDAIVADLNERHRLGLRTEVPHALDSSKRGISSSAVPVSAALEDRLREFYAEDFRTFGYA comes from the coding sequence ATGCTCCACGACGAGACCGAGCGCGCCGTCCTCTTCGTGCACGTCCCCAAGACGGGCGGGTCCACCATGGAGAGGCTGTTTACGGCCTCCGGGTGGCGGATGGTGGGACGCGAGACCAACCGGACCCATCCGCGGATCTTCCCGCTGCGCCGGGTCTCCCCGCAGCACCAGCACGCCGCGCTGCTGCGCGAGCTGTTCCGGCTGGACCGGTTCGAGCTGGCGTTCCTGATCAGCCGGGACCCGATCGCCCGGTTCCGCTCGGAGTGGGCGATGCGGCACACCAGCGTGACCGACCCGACGCCCGAGCAGGTCGAGGAGTGGGCCGACCGGTTCTTCGCCCGGTACGCCGAGGACCCCTACGTGCTCGACAACCACCTGCGCCCCCAGCACGAGTTCCTGACCCCGGGCGCGGCGGTGTTCCGGCTCGAGGACGGCATGGACGCGATCGTCGCCGACCTCAACGAGCGGCACCGGCTCGGGCTGCGCACCGAGGTGCCGCACGCGCTGGACAGCAGCAAGCGGGGCATCTCCAGCTCCGCGGTCCCGGTCTCGGCGGCCCTCGAGGACCGGCTGCGCGAGTTCTACGCCGAGGACTTCAGGACCTTCGGGTACGCCTGA
- a CDS encoding bifunctional glycosyltransferase/CDP-glycerol:glycerophosphate glycerophosphotransferase, with protein MRARQRVTDTLRKVGSATPRGIRGPLGRASRRFRSEWTGPRVTVVLAVSDADTTRIGPCLDSLREQLYRNLEIRVHPWGPCAEVRRLAREHADADWRVIVAREDATDAAAARNAGARAARGGYLLFVAGGDNLPIRGIGRLVDALETSGSDFAVGRMRMPMGVLPRVDSPFAAAHQVQLLGTDLATTPVAVTDLGLGNRMFRRTHWRESGLRFTADRASGVDVALASYARSRRFDLLAEDTYVPTNRRDGVSVGSMPDVLAELDDWLADHEQTWRDLTELDLPAVRDWWLWGVLDTAIQPFIDDVERADDDQWRRLREHVELLLKTAGESAWTSLQAQSRVKLWLLRHDRRAELEDFVVARLFERGSQPTLVLDGTVVADLPFRGDAAVGVPDECYLMTETETPLVVDLRGVRWTARDRLELDLLAYVDHVDLTEHPEVAVALVGPHGARIPLPVRQYVDPTANQTADARAYQDFSRSALVAEVDAAQLARESAAALRGPADATVPVARWRLDVEVRTLGLTRRGGVTRLDDRGSAGMVWSGLLAPRLQGDLRVGPAGSDAAGFAVEVRPVPGPRLVEASVSGRRVRGALRHAGDDLRTLRVQMGSITGRAPLTRDGDLLRFDLEVPRPWAGRTHVRWELVATTEGNRPVPVAWTDDEPWLGVGAGSVVLSRSGTGDVDVLEAEGALLLDDVTLQPGRLEVAGRWLGTPPRDARLVLAGMGARQVAELGTAATGGAVRTDVPLTWDQWGLGERPLPRGRYLFELDGTLPPSARVLVGAGLVDRLLDFTVAHGHRFRPLRNGTEAGVQLLPALTDAERGLYAQSTLQRRARATQRPVDPGLVYLQSYSGASATDSQLAIHAELRRRHPELRVRWGVVDSSSWVPEGAEPVLMHSAEWYDVLTTAGHLCLNIDFDRWFAKRPEQRVLQTFHGYPAKSMGIRMWEAKGYTPRRVALELDRTSRDWDLILTPAPEMDEYYRREYRYDGAILSSGYPRDDALVGPDAASLREQARARLGIAPGQKAVLYAPTWRDDLATTWRNAELVAHLDVETASNQLGPDYVMLMRGHRFHQRPEQRAAGTARMVDVSDYPEINDLILASDAAILDYSSLRFDFALTRRPMIFLVPDLATYTGGVRGFLYPFEDSAPGPLVDTADEVIDRLRRLPQLEREYAAAQEEFHSTYNYLQDGHSAQRVVEAFWG; from the coding sequence GTGCGCGCCCGGCAACGAGTGACCGACACCCTCAGGAAGGTCGGCAGCGCGACGCCCCGAGGAATCCGCGGCCCGCTGGGGCGGGCCAGTCGGCGGTTCCGGTCGGAGTGGACCGGGCCCCGGGTCACGGTCGTGCTCGCGGTCAGCGACGCCGACACGACCCGGATCGGGCCCTGCCTGGACAGCCTGCGCGAGCAGCTGTACCGCAACCTCGAGATCCGGGTGCACCCCTGGGGTCCGTGCGCCGAGGTACGCCGACTGGCGCGCGAGCACGCCGACGCCGACTGGCGCGTCATCGTGGCCCGCGAGGACGCCACCGACGCCGCCGCTGCCCGCAACGCCGGGGCGCGCGCCGCGCGGGGCGGCTACCTGCTCTTCGTCGCCGGTGGCGACAACCTCCCGATCCGCGGCATCGGCCGGCTCGTGGACGCGCTGGAGACCTCCGGCTCGGACTTCGCCGTGGGTCGGATGCGGATGCCGATGGGGGTGCTGCCCCGCGTGGACTCGCCGTTCGCCGCCGCCCACCAGGTCCAGCTGCTCGGCACCGACCTGGCCACGACGCCGGTCGCCGTCACCGACCTCGGCCTGGGCAACCGGATGTTCCGCCGGACGCACTGGCGCGAGTCGGGCCTGCGCTTCACCGCGGACCGGGCCAGCGGCGTCGACGTGGCGCTGGCCTCCTACGCCCGGTCCCGCCGCTTCGACCTCCTCGCCGAGGACACCTACGTCCCGACCAACCGCCGCGACGGGGTCAGCGTCGGGTCGATGCCCGACGTGCTCGCCGAGCTCGACGACTGGCTGGCCGACCACGAGCAGACCTGGCGCGACCTGACCGAGCTGGACCTGCCCGCGGTGCGGGACTGGTGGCTGTGGGGCGTCCTGGACACGGCGATCCAGCCGTTCATCGACGACGTCGAGCGCGCCGACGACGACCAGTGGCGGCGCCTGCGCGAGCACGTCGAGCTGCTGCTGAAGACCGCGGGGGAGTCCGCCTGGACCTCGCTGCAGGCGCAGTCCCGGGTGAAGCTCTGGCTGCTGCGCCACGACCGGCGCGCCGAGCTGGAGGACTTCGTGGTGGCCCGGCTCTTCGAGCGCGGCAGCCAGCCGACCCTGGTCCTGGACGGGACGGTCGTGGCCGACCTGCCCTTCCGCGGCGACGCCGCCGTCGGGGTGCCCGACGAGTGCTACCTGATGACCGAGACCGAGACGCCACTGGTCGTGGACCTGCGCGGGGTGCGCTGGACCGCCCGGGACCGGCTCGAGCTGGACCTGCTCGCCTACGTCGACCACGTCGACCTCACCGAGCACCCGGAGGTCGCGGTGGCGCTGGTCGGGCCGCACGGCGCCCGGATTCCGCTGCCGGTGCGCCAGTACGTCGACCCCACCGCGAACCAGACCGCCGACGCGCGCGCCTACCAGGACTTCTCGCGCAGCGCGCTGGTCGCCGAGGTCGACGCCGCCCAGCTGGCCCGGGAGTCCGCGGCGGCGCTGCGCGGCCCTGCTGACGCCACGGTCCCGGTCGCCAGGTGGCGCCTGGACGTCGAGGTCCGCACGCTCGGGCTGACCCGCCGCGGCGGCGTGACCCGGCTCGACGACCGCGGCTCCGCCGGCATGGTGTGGTCGGGGCTGCTGGCCCCCCGCCTGCAGGGCGACCTGCGCGTCGGCCCGGCCGGCAGCGACGCCGCCGGCTTCGCCGTCGAGGTCCGCCCGGTGCCCGGCCCGCGCCTGGTCGAGGCCAGCGTCAGCGGCCGCCGGGTGCGCGGCGCGCTGCGCCACGCCGGCGACGACCTGCGCACGCTGCGGGTGCAGATGGGCAGCATCACCGGTCGGGCGCCGCTGACCCGCGACGGCGACCTGCTGCGCTTCGACCTCGAGGTGCCGCGGCCCTGGGCCGGCCGCACCCACGTGCGGTGGGAGCTCGTGGCGACCACCGAGGGCAACCGGCCGGTGCCGGTCGCGTGGACCGACGACGAGCCCTGGCTCGGCGTCGGCGCGGGCTCGGTCGTGCTCAGCCGCTCCGGCACCGGGGACGTCGACGTCCTGGAGGCCGAGGGCGCGCTGCTCCTCGACGACGTCACGCTCCAGCCCGGCCGGCTCGAGGTCGCCGGCCGCTGGCTCGGCACGCCGCCCCGGGACGCCCGGCTGGTGCTCGCCGGGATGGGCGCCCGCCAGGTGGCCGAGCTCGGGACGGCGGCCACCGGCGGTGCGGTGCGGACCGACGTACCCCTCACCTGGGACCAGTGGGGCCTCGGCGAGCGGCCACTGCCCCGGGGCCGCTACCTCTTCGAGCTCGACGGGACCCTGCCGCCGTCCGCGCGGGTGCTGGTGGGCGCCGGCCTCGTGGACCGGCTCCTGGACTTCACGGTGGCCCACGGGCACCGGTTCCGGCCGCTGCGCAACGGCACCGAGGCCGGGGTCCAGCTGCTGCCGGCCCTCACCGACGCCGAGCGTGGCCTCTACGCCCAGAGCACGCTGCAGCGCCGGGCCCGGGCCACCCAGCGGCCGGTCGACCCGGGGCTGGTCTACCTGCAGTCCTACTCGGGCGCCTCGGCCACCGACAGCCAGCTGGCGATCCACGCCGAGCTGCGCCGCCGGCACCCGGAGCTGCGGGTGCGGTGGGGGGTCGTCGACAGCTCCTCGTGGGTGCCCGAGGGTGCCGAGCCGGTGCTGATGCACTCGGCGGAGTGGTACGACGTGCTGACGACCGCCGGCCACCTGTGCCTGAACATCGACTTCGACCGCTGGTTCGCGAAGCGGCCCGAGCAGCGGGTCCTGCAGACCTTCCACGGGTATCCGGCGAAGTCGATGGGGATCCGGATGTGGGAGGCCAAGGGCTACACGCCGCGGCGGGTCGCGCTGGAGCTCGACCGCACCTCCCGCGACTGGGACCTGATCCTCACCCCGGCACCGGAGATGGACGAGTACTACCGCCGCGAGTACCGCTACGACGGCGCCATCCTCAGCTCCGGCTACCCCCGCGACGACGCGCTGGTCGGCCCGGACGCCGCGTCCCTGCGCGAGCAGGCGCGGGCCCGGCTCGGCATCGCCCCGGGGCAGAAGGCGGTCCTCTACGCGCCCACGTGGCGCGACGACCTCGCCACCACCTGGCGCAACGCGGAGCTGGTGGCCCACCTCGACGTCGAGACCGCCAGCAACCAGCTCGGCCCCGACTACGTGATGCTGATGCGCGGCCACCGCTTCCACCAGCGGCCCGAGCAGCGCGCCGCCGGCACCGCCCGGATGGTCGACGTCTCGGACTACCCCGAGATCAACGACCTGATCCTGGCCTCGGACGCCGCGATCCTCGACTACTCCTCGCTGCGCTTCGACTTCGCGCTGACCCGGCGGCCGATGATCTTCCTGGTGCCCGACCTCGCGACGTACACCGGCGGGGTGCGCGGCTTCCTCTACCCCTTCGAGGACTCCGCCCCCGGGCCGCTGGTCGACACCGCCGACGAGGTCATCGACCGGCTGCGCCGGCTGCCCCAGCTGGAGCGCGAGTACGCCGCGGCGCAGGAGGAGTTCCACAGCACCTACAACTACCTCCAGGACGGCCACAGCGCCCAGCGGGTGGTCGAGGCGTTCTGGGGCTGA